A genomic stretch from Sander vitreus isolate 19-12246 chromosome 17, sanVit1, whole genome shotgun sequence includes:
- the dync2li1 gene encoding cytoplasmic dynein 2 light intermediate chain 1: MPKISSDTLWEQAAAEVHRREAEGGEEDGGETVSERTVFLMGSKTGGKTSILLRCLDRDEPSKPTLALEYTFGRRARGHNTPKDIAHLWELGGGTSLSDLVQIPITPVSIRSLSVILILDLSKPNALWGTMEKLLQATQAQLEKVSSQAQQAQKAKPGAKHHMPVRSAARVLPKDYPDRELISPFPVPLLIIGSKYDTFQEFDSDKRKVVSKTLRFVAHYYAASLIFTSIKTESLMSKTKSFFSHLAFGLDRGKSVSCDSTKPLIVPAGSDSFSQIGSPPTTDIDITSLHAKNPKDLWKKVYERVFPQENTSEQRELKDPAKDPQYSEPQIDAMRAQKDQELDQYKRDAAKSWKGVELET; this comes from the exons ATGCCAAAAATAAG CTCAGACACGCTATGGGAGCAGGCTGCTGCGGAGGTCCACAGGCGGGAGGCTGAGGGTGGGGAGGAGGACGGAGGAGAGACGGTCAGCGAGAGGACCGTGTTTCTGATGGGCAGCAAGACTGGG GGTAAAACGTCCATTCTCCTTAGATGCCTCGACAG GGATGAACCATCTAAGCCAACTCTAGCACTGGAGTACACTTTCGGAAGACGGGCCCGAGGACACAACACA CCCAAAGACATAGCCCACCTATGGGAGCTAGGAGGAGGGACCTCTTTGTCAGACTTGGTCCAGATCCCCATCACTCCTGTCAGCATCAG GTCTCTGTCTGTCATCCTCATTCTGGACCTGTCCAAACCCAACGCACTGTGGGGAACCATGGAAAAGCTGCTTCAGGCAACACAAGCTCAATTGGAGAAAGTCTCCTCCCAGGCACAACAAGCACAGAAAGCCAAACCTGGAGCCAAACACCATATGCCTGTCCGCTCAGCAGCACGCGTGTTACCTAAAGACTATCCT GACAGAGAGCTGATCAGTCCCTTTCCTGTTCCTCTGCTCATCATCGGCAGCAAATATGACACCTTTCAG GAATTTGACTCTGACAAGAGGAAAGTGGTTAGTAAAACACTGCGTTTTGTTGCCCACTACTACGCAGCCTCTCTTATT TTCACTAGCATCAAGACAGAAAGCCTAATGTCAAAAACCAAGAGCTTCTTCTCCCACCTGGCCTTCGGTCTGGACAGAGG GAAAAGTGTGTCCTGTGACTCTACCAAGCCTCTCATCGTTCCAGCAGGCTCTGACTCCTTCAGCCAAATAG GTTCCCCTCCTACTACTGATATAGACATTACTTCTCTGCATGCTAAAAACCCAAAGGACCTCTGGAAGAAAGTCTACGAGCGTGTCTTCCCCCAAGAG AATACCAGTGAGCAAAGGGAACTAAAGGATCCAGCCAAAGACCCACAGTACAGTGAGCCTCAGATTGATGCCATGAGAGCCCAAAAAGACCAG GAGTTGGATCAGTATAAAAGGGATGCAGCTAAGTCATGGAAAGGAGTGGAGCTGGAGACATGA